A window from Schistosoma haematobium chromosome 1, whole genome shotgun sequence encodes these proteins:
- the NPR2_4 gene encoding Nitrogen permease regulator 2 (EggNog:ENOG410V8B6~COG:T) — protein sequence MNFNNSNIDRNLNHPIWFDNQKSTNYTTITKMNYSRYPNRKLTPAATSIRLRRNENNCYAVSGHQRTPSAPNLRCDIPVNYQHDRQEDNLFKYHRPRQLLRRKDSIQAAPPHILSEDRSLYKSTFTGQMGPRPSRVQPREQGINGLETAQQKVKSLLESKDLTHITEDVYKQIYPLPNDSTYNTDFNEHIFQDVYSENTLPNINSKMQDNSTDYRENYHSWIKPSRNDGIMQRMGYNWKPTPAVYLPEDPSKHEPIESSTVYRSNFIDFSKEKVKTRMKPSQKACYSAIQADKLLNSFDGRQERIPKTLYRDSFIGLHNVDNWSDRHILQNSSSVTSRTGRYQQNDDMYWFGIDVIPYRDTKESVFTESCYIENPYQKLQV from the exons atgaattttaataattcaaatattgatAGAAATTTAAATCATCCTATATGGTTTGATAATCAGAAATCTACAAATTATACAACTATTACAAAAATGAA CTATAGTCGATATCCAAATCGAAAGCTTACACCAGCCGCTACTTCAATTCGACTTCGTCgtaatgaaaacaattgttaTGCAGTATCTGGTCATCAGAGAACACCAAGTGCACCTAATCTAAGATGTGATATACCAGTGAACTATCAGCATGATAGACAAGAGGACAATTTGTTCAAGTATCATAGACCTCGTCAATTATTACGTCGAAAAGATTCTATTCAAGCTGCACCTCCACATATTTTATCCGAAGATAGATCATTGTATAAATCTACGTTTACTGGACAGATGGGTC CCCGTCCATCTAGAGTCCAACCACGTGAACAAGGTATAAATGGTCTGGAGACAGCTCAACAGAAAGTCAAAAGCCTTCTCGAATCAAAGGATTTAACTCATATAACTGAAGATGTATACAAACAAATTTATCCTTTACCAAATGATTCGACTTATAATACTGACTTCAACGAACATATTTTCCAAGATGTTTATTCGGAAAATACATTACCAAACATTAATTCTAAAATGCAAGATAATTCAACTGATTATCGAGAAAATTACCATTCATGGATTAAACCATCAAGAAATGATGGGATTATGCAACGAATGGGGTACAATTGGAAACCTACGCCTGCTGTATATCTTCCAGAAGATCCTAGTAAACATGAACCAATAGAATCTAGTACAGTGTATCGAtcgaattttattgatttttctaaAGAAAAAGTAAAAACTCGTATGAAACCTAGTCAAAAAGCATGTTATTCCGCTATTCAAGcagataaattattaaatagtttTGATGGTAGACAAGAAAGAATACCAAAAACATTATATCGTGATTCATTTATTGGTTTACATAATGTAGATAATTGGAGTGATAGACATATATTACAAAACTCATCATCGGTTACATCACGAACTGGTAGATATCAACAAAATGATGATATGTATTGGTTTGGTATAGATGTAATACCATATAGAGATACAAAAGAATCAGTTTTTACAGAATCATGTTATATAGAGAATCCTTATCAAAAATTACAAGTTTAA